GCCGGAGCCGTCGGCAGTGCCCTGCTGCTGAGTTCGGCCGCCGCCGGATTCGTCCTGGCCTCCCGGGTCGAACGGATCGGAGCCCGCACCCTCGCCCGGCTCGGCCTCGCCCTGGCCCTGCTCGGCTACGGCGGTGCCGCCCTGAGCACCGCCGTCCCCGCTGTCGTCGCCGGCGCGGTCGTCGGCGGGTTCGGCTCCGGCACGGCCACGACCGTCGCCGCGACCCTGATCGCGGGTCAGAGGGATCCGCACCGGGCCTCCACGGCCGGACTGCTCACCGTCTCCGCCCTCGCGGGCGCCGTGTATCTGACCGTGCCGCACCTCGGCCCGGGGCACGGTCTGCCCCTGGCCGCGATCGCCCTCACGGCCCTGGCGGTCTGGCCGCTGACCGGCCGCCTGCCCGCCGCAGTGCCCGCCACGCCCACCGCCCGGCACGGCAAGGCCCGGCTGCCGCACGCCCGTTCGGGGCTGCTGCTGGCCGCCGCCATGGTGTGCTGGTCACTCGCCCAGAACTCCCTGTGGGGCGTGAGCGGACGCATCGGCCTGGAGCAGGCGCACCTCGGCGAGGCCACCGTCGGCGTCGTCTTCGCCGTCGCTCTGGGCGCCGGCCTGACCGGCGTCCTCGCGGCGGGTGCCCTCGGGGCCCGGCTCGGACGCGCGATACCCATCGGCGGCGGCACCGTCCTCATCGCCGTCTGCATCGCGCTCAGCGCCTCCGCGACCGACCTGGGGAGCTTCGCGGCCGGCGAGATCGCCTGGAACACGCTCTACCCGGTGGTGCTGTCGTACCTCATCGGGCTCGCCGCCTCGCTCGACCCGCGCGGCCGCTGGGCGGTGCTGGTCGGCTCGGCGTCCTCGCTGGGCACGGCCGCCGGTCCGCTGACCGGCAGCGTGCTGTCGGCACAGGCCGGGTTCCCGGTCATGGGCGCGGTGCTCGGCGCCGGACTGCTGGTGATCGCCCTGCCGATGACCGCCGTCGCCCTGCACACCGGCGGACGCCCGCTGCTGCCCGGCGCGATCCGCCGCCGCGGCGGTCACCCGGCCGCCCTGGTCGCCGCCGCCACGGGCACGCCCACCGGTGCGATCCCCGAGATCGGCGCCCCGGAGCAGCCGGTGGTGGAGATCCCGGTCGAGACCCCGGCCGTCCCCGCCCAGCGCGCCTACGACAAGGCGGGGTCGGAGGTCTTCTGAGCCCCTACCGGAAGCTGTACGCCTCCACCTCGGCGAGATACCGCGCCCGCAGCTCCTCGTCGTCCTCCAGGAAGGAGGCGAGGAAGGAGTTGCGGGCGAGCTCGCGCAACCGCTCCTCGGTGAGGCCGAGGGTGGTGCGCACCGCGTCGAAGTTGTCGCCGGCGTAGCCGCCGAAGTAGGCCGGGTCGTCGGAGTTGACCGTGCACATCAGGCCGGCGTCCAGCATGGCGGGCAGCGGGTGGTCGGCGAGGGTGTCGACCGTGCGCAGCCGGACGTTGGACAGCGGGCACAGCGTCAGCGGCACCCGGTCGCGCACCAGCCGCTCCACCAGCGCCGGGTCCTCCACGCAGCGCAGCCCGTGGTCGACCCGCTCCACGCCGAGGATGTCCAGCGCCTCGGTGATGTACTCCGGCGGGCCCTCCTCACCGGCGTGGGCGACCCGCCGCAGACCGAGCGCGGCGGCCTTCTCGTAGACCTCGCGGAACTTCACCGGCGGGTGCCCGACCTCGGCGGAGTCGAGGCCGACGCCGGTGATCCGGTCCAGGTAGGGCTTGGCGGCGTCCAGCGTGGCCAGGGCCGACTCGGCGGACTCGTCGCGCAGGAAGCACAGGATCAGCCGCGTCGAGACACCGTGGTTCGCCTCGCTGCTGCCCAGCGCCCGCCACAGCCCCTCGACGACCGTGCCGATGTCGAGGCCGCGGCCGGTGTGGGCCTGCGGGTCGAAGAAGATCTCCGCGTGCCGCACGCCCTGCGCGGCGGCCCGGGCGAGATAGGCGTTCGCCAGGTCCTCGAAGTCCCGCTCGGTGCGCAGGACGGCCATGAGCTCGTAGTACAGGTTCAGGAAGGACTGCAGGTCCTCGAACCGGTAGGCCTCGCGCAGCTCGTCCGTGTCGGCGTACGGCAGGGTGACGCCGTTGCGCGCGGCGAGTTCGAAGGCGAGCTCCGGTTCCAGGGTGCCTTCGATGTGAAGGTGCAGTTCGGCTTTGGGGAGGGACATCAATTTATCGTACGGCCGTTTCACCGACGCTTCGGAACCGGCACCCTCAGTAGATCGTGGGCCACGGTCAGCTCACCCTCGTACCCGGCGGCCCGGGCCTGGCGCTCGAACTCGTCCGGATCTGTATAGCGCTGGCTGAAGTGAGTCAGCACCAGGTGCCGCACGCCCGCGTCCCGGGCCACTCGGGCTGCCTGACCTGCCGTCAGATGGCCGTGTTCGACGGC
The Streptomyces tuirus genome window above contains:
- a CDS encoding adenosine deaminase encodes the protein MSLPKAELHLHIEGTLEPELAFELAARNGVTLPYADTDELREAYRFEDLQSFLNLYYELMAVLRTERDFEDLANAYLARAAAQGVRHAEIFFDPQAHTGRGLDIGTVVEGLWRALGSSEANHGVSTRLILCFLRDESAESALATLDAAKPYLDRITGVGLDSAEVGHPPVKFREVYEKAAALGLRRVAHAGEEGPPEYITEALDILGVERVDHGLRCVEDPALVERLVRDRVPLTLCPLSNVRLRTVDTLADHPLPAMLDAGLMCTVNSDDPAYFGGYAGDNFDAVRTTLGLTEERLRELARNSFLASFLEDDEELRARYLAEVEAYSFR
- a CDS encoding MFS transporter, whose protein sequence is MFAPRTTPWPLVALFTAGYLAPYLLPTTVGRLDSDLPLSATQAGAVGSALLLSSAAAGFVLASRVERIGARTLARLGLALALLGYGGAALSTAVPAVVAGAVVGGFGSGTATTVAATLIAGQRDPHRASTAGLLTVSALAGAVYLTVPHLGPGHGLPLAAIALTALAVWPLTGRLPAAVPATPTARHGKARLPHARSGLLLAAAMVCWSLAQNSLWGVSGRIGLEQAHLGEATVGVVFAVALGAGLTGVLAAGALGARLGRAIPIGGGTVLIAVCIALSASATDLGSFAAGEIAWNTLYPVVLSYLIGLAASLDPRGRWAVLVGSASSLGTAAGPLTGSVLSAQAGFPVMGAVLGAGLLVIALPMTAVALHTGGRPLLPGAIRRRGGHPAALVAAATGTPTGAIPEIGAPEQPVVEIPVETPAVPAQRAYDKAGSEVF